The Populus alba chromosome 6, ASM523922v2, whole genome shotgun sequence genome contains a region encoding:
- the LOC118030840 gene encoding transcription factor RAX1 isoform X2: MGRAPCCDKANVKRGPWSPEEDATLKSYLETHGTGGNWIALPKKAGLKRCGKSCRLRWLNYLRPDIKHGGFTEEEDNIICTLYSQMGSRWSLIAAQLPGRTDNDVKNYWNTKLKKKILAGKISLTIKNNPINPPANVANIPAIPCSTSPILYVPKAETESSVTFSDHYSLTQISGTLPALSAIGYEPVINSTAQNLSPNQFQFSSFPGVTDMSEFSMNSHIVSPSQEGSTISDSSSLAMDNKGLSVPSTNGGLEDVGILMDSELGFPSDFFNGLLLQDKASEAATNCYQYFADFGYVDIKP; the protein is encoded by the exons ATGGGGAGAGCTCCTTGTTGTGACAAAGCAAACGTGAAGAGAGGACCATGGTCTCCTGAGGAAGATGCCACTCTCAAAAGCTACCTTGAGACTCATGGCACTGGTGGTAACTGGATTGCTTTGCCGAAAAAAGCTg GCCTCAAGCGATGCGGCAAGAGCTGCCGGTTACGATGGCTTAATTATCTCAGACCAGACATCAAACATGGAGGCTTTactgaagaagaagacaacatCATATGCACTCTCTATAGTCAAATGGGAAGCAG ATGGTCTCTCATAGCTGCTCAGCTGCCTGGAAGAACTGACAACGATGTGAAAAATTACTGGAAcaccaaattgaaaaagaagattCTTGCGGGAAAAATAAGCCTCACAATCAAGAACAACCCTATCAATCCCCCCGCTAACGTTGCTAATATTCCCGCCATTCCTTGCTCAACATCTCCTATTCTCTATGTCCCTAAAGCTGAAACCGAaagttctgtcaccttctctgATCATTATTCATTAACTCAAATTTCAGGAACATTGCCTGCCTTATCTGCTATTGGCTATGAACCTGTTATCAATAGCACTGCCCAGAACTTGAGTCCAAACCAATTCCAATTTTCTAGTTTCCCTGGGGTCACTGACATGTCTGAATTTTCAATGAACAGTCACATTGTCTCTCCATCTCAAGAAGGTTCGACCATTTCAGATTCCTCTTCACTTGCTATGGATAACAAGGGTCTCTCAGTGCCTAGTACTAACGGTGGTCTTGAGGATGTTGGGATATTGATGGATTCCGAACTTGGTTTTCCTAGTGATTTTTTCAATGGCCTTTTGCTTCAAGACAAAGCTAGTGAAGCGGCCACTAATTGCTACCAATATTTTGCTGATTTTGGCTATGTTGATATTAAGCCGTAA
- the LOC118030840 gene encoding uncharacterized protein isoform X1 — protein sequence MGRAPCCDKANVKRGPWSPEEDATLKSYLETHGTGGNWIALPKKAGYYSYFPTSFQVCMEQLFLGLKRCGKSCRLRWLNYLRPDIKHGGFTEEEDNIICTLYSQMGSRWSLIAAQLPGRTDNDVKNYWNTKLKKKILAGKISLTIKNNPINPPANVANIPAIPCSTSPILYVPKAETESSVTFSDHYSLTQISGTLPALSAIGYEPVINSTAQNLSPNQFQFSSFPGVTDMSEFSMNSHIVSPSQEGSTISDSSSLAMDNKGLSVPSTNGGLEDVGILMDSELGFPSDFFNGLLLQDKASEAATNCYQYFADFGYVDIKP from the exons ATGGGGAGAGCTCCTTGTTGTGACAAAGCAAACGTGAAGAGAGGACCATGGTCTCCTGAGGAAGATGCCACTCTCAAAAGCTACCTTGAGACTCATGGCACTGGTGGTAACTGGATTGCTTTGCCGAAAAAAGCTg GGTATTACTCATATTTTCCTACATCATTTCAAGTTTGTATGGAGCAgcttttcctag GCCTCAAGCGATGCGGCAAGAGCTGCCGGTTACGATGGCTTAATTATCTCAGACCAGACATCAAACATGGAGGCTTTactgaagaagaagacaacatCATATGCACTCTCTATAGTCAAATGGGAAGCAG ATGGTCTCTCATAGCTGCTCAGCTGCCTGGAAGAACTGACAACGATGTGAAAAATTACTGGAAcaccaaattgaaaaagaagattCTTGCGGGAAAAATAAGCCTCACAATCAAGAACAACCCTATCAATCCCCCCGCTAACGTTGCTAATATTCCCGCCATTCCTTGCTCAACATCTCCTATTCTCTATGTCCCTAAAGCTGAAACCGAaagttctgtcaccttctctgATCATTATTCATTAACTCAAATTTCAGGAACATTGCCTGCCTTATCTGCTATTGGCTATGAACCTGTTATCAATAGCACTGCCCAGAACTTGAGTCCAAACCAATTCCAATTTTCTAGTTTCCCTGGGGTCACTGACATGTCTGAATTTTCAATGAACAGTCACATTGTCTCTCCATCTCAAGAAGGTTCGACCATTTCAGATTCCTCTTCACTTGCTATGGATAACAAGGGTCTCTCAGTGCCTAGTACTAACGGTGGTCTTGAGGATGTTGGGATATTGATGGATTCCGAACTTGGTTTTCCTAGTGATTTTTTCAATGGCCTTTTGCTTCAAGACAAAGCTAGTGAAGCGGCCACTAATTGCTACCAATATTTTGCTGATTTTGGCTATGTTGATATTAAGCCGTAA